The following proteins are co-located in the Marispirochaeta aestuarii genome:
- a CDS encoding aldo/keto reductase, with protein MILKENFTLSNGVEIPKLGLGTWFISDDDVVQAVKDAAEMGYRHIDTAQAYQNERGVGEGVRACGVQREDLFVTTKLAAEVKSYEEAVASIDNSRKTMGLDYIDMMIIHSPRPWMEFHEDDPYAQGNREAWRALEEAYKAGKLRAIGVSNFQKEDLENILESCTVKPMVNQILAHITNTPKELIDYCQENDILVEAYSPVAHGELMKNQAVRDIAEKYSVSIPQLGLRYCLELGLLPLPKTANPAHMKNNAEVDFSISKEDMETLKNMEQIKDYGEASMFPVYGGRLK; from the coding sequence ATGATTTTAAAGGAAAATTTTACCCTGTCGAATGGTGTAGAGATTCCCAAGCTGGGTTTGGGTACATGGTTTATCAGCGATGACGATGTTGTACAGGCCGTAAAAGATGCTGCGGAGATGGGGTATCGGCATATTGATACCGCCCAGGCGTATCAGAATGAACGGGGTGTAGGTGAAGGTGTCAGGGCCTGCGGCGTACAAAGGGAAGATCTGTTTGTGACAACCAAGCTCGCTGCTGAAGTCAAGTCATATGAAGAGGCTGTGGCATCCATTGATAATTCTCGTAAAACGATGGGGCTGGATTACATTGATATGATGATTATCCATAGCCCTCGACCTTGGATGGAATTCCACGAGGACGATCCCTATGCACAAGGGAATCGTGAAGCATGGAGAGCCCTTGAAGAAGCCTATAAAGCAGGCAAGCTGCGCGCCATCGGAGTCTCCAATTTTCAGAAGGAAGATCTGGAGAATATTCTTGAATCCTGCACGGTAAAACCGATGGTCAACCAGATACTGGCACATATTACCAACACTCCAAAAGAGCTGATCGACTATTGTCAGGAAAACGACATTCTTGTAGAAGCCTATTCCCCGGTCGCCCATGGAGAGCTGATGAAAAATCAGGCAGTACGTGATATTGCCGAAAAATACAGTGTTTCCATACCCCAGCTTGGTCTCCGCTACTGCCTCGAGCTTGGACTTCTGCCGCTGCCAAAAACAGCGAATCCGGCCCACATGAAGAACAATGCTGAGGTTGATTTTTCCATATCCAAAGAAGACATGGAAACCTTAAAAAACATGGAGCAGATCAAGGACTATGGAGAGGCCAGCATGTTTCCCGTTTACGGAGGCAGGCTGAAATAA
- a CDS encoding cupin domain-containing protein, with protein sequence MKYSNKNEFEKANMFGTGMPNEMFAQYFIGDSFLNFLVKPGETPLFLANVTFEPGCRNNWHIHHAKSGGGQMLICTAGEGWYQEEGKDPVSLAEGSFVYIPTGVKHWHGAKSDSWFSHISLEIPGDETGNEWLEPVSDEYYGKLGEQ encoded by the coding sequence ATGAAATACTCGAATAAGAACGAATTCGAAAAAGCAAATATGTTCGGAACAGGCATGCCGAATGAGATGTTCGCCCAATATTTTATTGGGGATTCATTTCTCAATTTCCTGGTAAAACCGGGAGAGACTCCCCTGTTTCTGGCTAACGTTACATTTGAACCGGGATGCCGGAATAACTGGCACATTCATCATGCTAAAAGCGGCGGCGGGCAGATGCTGATCTGTACGGCGGGAGAGGGCTGGTATCAGGAAGAGGGGAAAGACCCCGTCAGTCTTGCTGAAGGTTCCTTTGTGTATATCCCGACGGGAGTAAAACACTGGCACGGAGCGAAGTCCGACAGCTGGTTCAGTCATATCTCGCTAGAGATTCCCGGTGACGAGACCGGTAACGAGTGGCTTGAACCTGTTTCAGACGAGTACTACGGCAAACTGGGAGAACAATAA
- a CDS encoding carboxymuconolactone decarboxylase family protein has protein sequence MNRIERSQKKYKELFGNVTASAAASDPDFQEMLNCFIFGEVYYQGDLKDATRELIILVVLTASQTLDQVSAHVFAALNAGVSPVEIKEAMYQCAPYIGFPKTLNVLNRANAVFEQAGITLPVESQKRVTEETRFDEGLKVQKSIFGDVIDQMHRNAPDNLKHIQNYLSACCFGDIYTRSGLDVQTRELLTLCILISLGGCESQVKSHIYGNTSVGNSKDTLISAITQCLPYVGFPRTLNALNSLKEALPDDA, from the coding sequence ATGAACAGAATTGAACGGAGTCAGAAGAAATATAAAGAGTTGTTTGGGAACGTGACAGCTTCCGCCGCAGCGTCTGATCCGGACTTCCAGGAAATGCTGAACTGCTTTATATTCGGTGAAGTGTATTATCAGGGAGACCTGAAAGATGCGACGAGAGAACTGATCATCCTGGTTGTTTTAACCGCGAGCCAGACACTGGACCAGGTTTCGGCCCATGTTTTCGCCGCGCTTAACGCTGGAGTCTCACCGGTGGAGATAAAAGAAGCCATGTATCAATGCGCTCCCTACATCGGATTCCCCAAAACTCTCAACGTCCTGAACCGTGCGAACGCGGTTTTCGAGCAGGCCGGTATTACTCTCCCTGTTGAAAGCCAGAAGCGGGTAACAGAGGAAACCCGTTTTGATGAGGGACTGAAGGTCCAGAAATCCATCTTCGGGGATGTCATCGATCAGATGCACAGGAATGCCCCGGATAACCTGAAACACATACAGAATTATCTGTCTGCCTGCTGCTTCGGAGACATCTATACGCGAAGCGGGCTGGATGTACAGACACGGGAGCTGCTAACGCTGTGTATTCTTATTTCTCTAGGGGGATGCGAAAGTCAGGTGAAGTCCCATATATACGGGAATACCAGTGTCGGCAACAGTAAGGATACGCTTATCTCCGCCATTACCCAGTGCCTGCCGTATGTCGGTTTCCCGAGAACCCTGAATGCCTTGAACTCCTTAAAGGAAGCATTGCCGGATGATGCGTGA
- a CDS encoding AraC family transcriptional regulator, producing the protein MNTTILTMKDILLEKLPAEGIIETGIKGVGLFRRDNPYKKRPQLYNPQIILLVQGKKNIYLGDKTFVYDPQHYYVQTVPLPVECEAVIEEGKPMLGMVIMIDPQTIGEILFEMDTEIPPATRKMRNSLYNASMSDAITDAALRLLKTLDSKNETRVLGPIFLKEILFKIISGENGEILRELAINNRGFYQISRVISKIHENYSRPIEIQALAREAGMSSTAFHASFKAMTSTSPLQYIKNIRLHKAKEIIQNEGEKANAAAMRVGYESSSQFSREYKRTFGTTPAKDRQTGSVY; encoded by the coding sequence ATGAATACTACTATTTTAACTATGAAAGATATTTTACTGGAAAAACTCCCCGCGGAAGGAATCATTGAAACTGGCATTAAGGGTGTTGGTCTGTTCAGACGGGACAATCCTTATAAAAAGCGGCCTCAATTGTACAACCCGCAAATTATCCTGTTAGTCCAGGGGAAAAAGAATATCTATCTGGGTGACAAGACCTTTGTGTATGATCCCCAGCACTACTATGTTCAAACGGTTCCCCTTCCAGTGGAATGTGAAGCAGTCATCGAAGAAGGCAAACCAATGCTGGGAATGGTTATAATGATTGATCCTCAAACCATCGGAGAAATTTTATTCGAGATGGACACGGAAATCCCGCCCGCAACCAGGAAGATGCGCAACAGCCTGTACAACGCATCAATGTCCGATGCAATAACAGACGCTGCATTAAGGCTGTTAAAAACTCTCGACTCAAAGAATGAAACACGAGTATTGGGACCAATTTTTCTCAAGGAAATACTCTTCAAGATAATCTCCGGAGAAAACGGTGAAATTCTGAGAGAACTGGCAATTAACAACAGAGGATTTTATCAAATATCCCGGGTAATCAGTAAAATTCATGAAAATTACTCTCGTCCCATTGAAATTCAGGCCCTTGCCAGGGAGGCGGGAATGAGTTCCACCGCTTTTCACGCCTCCTTCAAAGCCATGACCAGTACATCTCCTCTTCAGTACATCAAGAATATCAGGCTTCATAAAGCGAAAGAAATCATACAGAATGAGGGAGAAAAAGCGAACGCAGCCGCTATGCGTGTCGGTTATGAAAGTTCTTCCCAGTTCAGCAGAGAATATAAACGTACCTTCGGGACAACGCCGGCAAAGGACAGGCAGACTGGCTCTGTTTATTAG
- a CDS encoding cyclophilin-like fold protein yields the protein MKEEQNMMIIELTANGKTTVFELNNSRASRELYDQLPLSVKVEDFGGNEKIFYPPDKLDTAGTPLASNNTVGSLAYYAPWGDVVMFYGDFGSAAGLYALGRSVSGEQYIKDMAGTVRIEKK from the coding sequence GTGAAAGAGGAACAAAACATGATGATAATCGAGCTAACGGCAAATGGAAAAACAACAGTATTTGAACTGAACAACAGCCGGGCATCCAGAGAGCTGTATGACCAGCTGCCTTTGAGCGTCAAGGTTGAGGACTTCGGTGGTAACGAAAAGATTTTCTATCCGCCCGACAAACTTGATACTGCCGGCACACCCCTGGCGTCGAATAATACTGTGGGAAGTCTCGCGTATTATGCTCCCTGGGGAGACGTAGTAATGTTCTACGGCGACTTCGGCTCTGCAGCGGGGCTCTACGCTTTGGGGCGTTCCGTATCAGGGGAACAGTATATTAAGGATATGGCAGGTACGGTTCGGATAGAGAAGAAGTAA
- a CDS encoding pyridoxal-phosphate-dependent aminotransferase family protein, which yields MENKLKGIEEILLMGPGPSLTYPEVYEAMARPTLGHLDPYFIEIMDGIKEMLQAVFRTKHSLTIPVSGTGSAGMETVLVNLIEPGDPVLIIINGVFGKRQLDIAQRLGAEADALEFTWGKPVDPDTVAQSLKNRKYKIVSMVHAETSTGVCNPAEEVGELVASRGDGAFYLLDTVTSLGGMEVDVDGWKVDAVYSGTQKCLSCPPGLAPVSFSQRAVDSIMNRRTKVPNWYLDMSMVANYWAGKKRAYHHTAPINMLYGLYQALYLVLDEGLEKVYRRHTRAHEHLVEGLEKLGMSMVVEPPYRLPMLNAVRIPEGIDDAEARKRLRYEHNIEIGGGLGDFAGKVWRIGLMGNTARPEHVDRLLKALKAII from the coding sequence ATGGAAAACAAGCTGAAGGGAATCGAAGAGATATTGCTCATGGGTCCCGGACCATCCCTCACCTATCCCGAAGTATACGAAGCCATGGCCAGGCCGACCCTCGGCCACCTGGACCCCTACTTTATCGAAATCATGGACGGTATCAAGGAGATGCTCCAGGCTGTTTTCCGCACAAAACACTCCCTTACCATTCCTGTCTCCGGGACCGGTTCGGCCGGCATGGAGACTGTTCTCGTCAACCTGATAGAGCCGGGGGATCCGGTGCTTATTATAATCAACGGTGTCTTCGGCAAACGGCAGCTGGATATAGCCCAAAGATTGGGGGCGGAAGCGGATGCCCTGGAGTTTACCTGGGGAAAACCCGTGGACCCCGATACCGTTGCCCAATCCCTGAAGAACAGGAAGTATAAAATCGTCTCCATGGTGCATGCGGAAACCTCAACCGGGGTATGCAATCCCGCGGAAGAGGTGGGAGAACTGGTGGCATCCCGGGGAGACGGCGCCTTTTACCTGCTGGACACGGTTACCAGTCTTGGAGGCATGGAGGTGGACGTGGACGGATGGAAGGTGGATGCCGTCTACAGCGGAACCCAGAAATGCCTCTCCTGCCCTCCCGGCCTTGCCCCGGTCTCCTTCAGCCAGCGGGCCGTTGACAGCATCATGAATCGCAGGACCAAGGTACCAAACTGGTACCTGGACATGAGCATGGTGGCCAACTACTGGGCCGGAAAAAAACGGGCCTACCACCATACTGCCCCCATCAACATGCTCTACGGACTCTACCAGGCCCTTTATCTTGTACTGGACGAGGGGCTCGAAAAGGTCTACAGACGCCACACGCGGGCCCATGAACATCTGGTGGAAGGCCTTGAAAAGCTGGGCATGAGCATGGTCGTGGAGCCTCCCTATCGCCTTCCCATGCTGAACGCGGTCCGGATACCAGAAGGCATAGACGATGCCGAGGCACGAAAGCGCCTGCGTTACGAACACAACATCGAGATCGGCGGGGGGCTGGGCGACTTTGCCGGCAAGGTCTGGCGCATCGGGCTGATGGGAAACACCGCCCGTCCGGAGCATGTCGACCGGCTGCTGAAGGCACTGAAGGCGATTATTTAA
- a CDS encoding B12-binding domain-containing radical SAM protein, protein MNLLLVYPEFPETFWSYKRALKFVLKKSGSPPLGLLTVAAMLPADWNIELVDMNVSSLRTTSIRRADLVFVGGMSVQKDSARRVIQRCAGMGVKTVAGGPLFTTGWESFPEADYFVLNEAELTLPGFLQDIQHGSAKRIYSTKKWADLADTPLPRWDLIKTKKYASLSIQHSRGCPFNCEFCDITLLYGRQTRIKTSSRITAELDNIYSTGWRDNVFFVDDNFIGNKSVLKKETLPAIIRWMEKHRYPFTFNTQASINIADDEELLHLMGKAGFNRVFVGIETPNEASLKECSKVQNINRDMLASIRKINKHGIEVQGGFIVGFDSDPASIFEDQIRFIQESSVVTAMVGLLTALKGTQLYQRLKRENRLTAEETGNNTDLSINFRPAMKLDTLLKGYKSIVSTIYSPKYYYKRVKEFLKIYSPPIRKFFRFRPVHIFALIRSVILLGIIGKERLQYWKLMLWTILRRPRCFPLATTLAIYGFHYRKVFEKLPRV, encoded by the coding sequence ATGAACCTTCTTTTAGTATACCCGGAGTTTCCCGAGACGTTCTGGAGCTATAAAAGGGCCCTGAAGTTCGTCCTGAAAAAATCCGGAAGCCCTCCCCTGGGACTCCTCACAGTCGCCGCCATGCTGCCCGCCGACTGGAATATTGAACTTGTCGACATGAACGTCTCTTCCCTCAGGACGACCAGTATCCGCAGGGCGGATCTTGTGTTTGTGGGGGGAATGTCCGTACAAAAGGATTCAGCCCGAAGAGTCATCCAGCGCTGCGCCGGAATGGGTGTAAAAACCGTGGCGGGGGGTCCTCTTTTTACCACGGGATGGGAGAGTTTTCCAGAGGCAGATTATTTTGTTCTGAACGAAGCGGAACTGACCCTGCCTGGGTTCCTGCAGGATATTCAACACGGTTCAGCAAAGCGTATCTATTCCACGAAGAAATGGGCGGACCTTGCCGATACTCCCCTGCCCCGCTGGGACCTGATAAAAACAAAGAAGTACGCCTCCCTGTCGATCCAGCACTCCCGGGGCTGTCCCTTTAACTGCGAGTTCTGCGACATAACCCTGCTGTACGGCAGGCAGACACGCATTAAAACGAGTTCCAGGATTACCGCTGAACTGGACAATATTTACTCCACCGGATGGAGGGATAACGTTTTTTTTGTGGATGACAACTTCATTGGAAACAAATCAGTCCTGAAAAAGGAGACCCTGCCGGCCATTATCCGCTGGATGGAGAAACACCGCTACCCGTTTACCTTCAACACCCAGGCTTCCATAAACATCGCCGATGACGAAGAGCTGCTGCATCTCATGGGTAAAGCAGGATTCAACAGGGTTTTTGTCGGAATTGAAACCCCGAACGAAGCCAGCCTGAAGGAGTGCTCGAAGGTACAGAATATAAACCGGGACATGCTCGCTTCCATACGGAAGATCAATAAGCACGGAATCGAGGTCCAGGGAGGATTCATCGTCGGTTTCGACAGCGATCCTGCAAGTATTTTCGAGGACCAGATCCGCTTTATCCAGGAGAGCTCGGTAGTAACCGCCATGGTCGGCCTTCTGACCGCGTTGAAAGGAACACAGCTTTACCAGAGACTGAAGAGGGAAAACCGCCTTACAGCTGAAGAAACCGGGAACAATACGGATCTGTCGATAAATTTCAGACCCGCAATGAAACTGGATACCCTTCTAAAAGGATATAAAAGCATTGTCTCCACCATCTATTCACCAAAATACTATTACAAACGTGTTAAAGAGTTTCTCAAGATATATTCCCCGCCTATCAGGAAATTCTTCAGATTTCGCCCGGTCCATATCTTTGCACTGATACGATCAGTCATACTCCTCGGGATCATCGGGAAAGAGAGGCTGCAATACTGGAAGCTGATGCTGTGGACAATCCTCCGGCGGCCGCGCTGTTTTCCGCTGGCTACAACCCTGGCTATCTACGGTTTTCACTACCGCAAGGTCTTTGAAAAGCTGCCGCGGGTGTAA
- a CDS encoding helix-turn-helix domain-containing protein, producing MSFLEFLAGLGAAQGLLLLVLIGLRFRHYANLPLALLVLVFSLRLGTIPSWNPETLLRAPWLWPITTPLPFLFGPLLWWFIRNISTGSTRLPRPSIVYLVPYISETTAVAITVIGMDFPEYKEFVLSVFAGFPPHWLPIRNALKVVVNALCLVFAFRTVFGKDGRNLAGHTRLWLQLLVVLPSLVLVAFAFVAVNPPANARLAAGGELPFLILAAAMAILVYVISLLALAAPQLLAGYDRAFTADRSKEPHISDQDSQLITEQIRKAFDAGVFLDSRLSLRKLAKRIDIHPNRVSYVINHVYKQSFCSLVNDYRLQYFRERIEEGALNNHSILELALEAGFSSKSTFNRVFKETTGLSPSEYARRHETEWAADS from the coding sequence GTGTCTTTTCTAGAGTTTCTTGCAGGTTTGGGTGCGGCTCAGGGACTTCTGCTGCTCGTACTGATAGGTTTACGCTTTCGGCATTATGCTAATCTGCCCCTGGCCCTGCTTGTCCTGGTCTTTTCCCTGCGACTGGGTACGATTCCTTCCTGGAACCCTGAAACCCTTCTAAGGGCCCCCTGGCTGTGGCCGATAACTACTCCGCTGCCTTTTCTCTTTGGACCGCTGCTCTGGTGGTTTATCAGGAATATCAGTACCGGAAGTACCCGATTGCCGAGGCCTTCGATCGTGTATCTTGTTCCGTATATTTCGGAAACCACCGCAGTTGCCATAACAGTAATAGGTATGGATTTTCCGGAGTATAAGGAGTTCGTGCTTTCTGTTTTCGCGGGATTCCCACCGCACTGGCTTCCGATACGAAACGCACTTAAAGTTGTTGTAAACGCCCTCTGTCTGGTCTTCGCCTTTCGGACTGTATTCGGCAAAGATGGCAGGAATCTTGCCGGTCATACTCGGCTCTGGCTGCAGCTCCTGGTTGTGTTGCCGTCCCTGGTTCTTGTCGCTTTTGCCTTTGTTGCTGTGAACCCGCCGGCAAATGCCCGGCTTGCCGCGGGGGGAGAACTCCCATTCCTCATATTGGCTGCGGCAATGGCGATACTCGTGTATGTGATCTCACTTCTTGCTCTTGCAGCACCTCAGCTGCTTGCAGGATACGACAGGGCTTTTACCGCCGATCGCAGCAAAGAGCCGCATATTTCGGACCAGGACAGTCAGCTGATCACTGAACAGATACGCAAAGCTTTTGATGCAGGTGTTTTTCTTGATTCCAGACTATCCCTGCGAAAACTGGCCAAGCGAATTGATATACACCCGAATCGCGTTTCGTATGTGATTAACCATGTTTATAAACAGTCCTTCTGTTCCCTGGTCAACGATTACCGCCTGCAGTACTTTCGGGAGCGTATCGAAGAAGGGGCACTGAATAATCACAGTATTCTGGAATTGGCCCTGGAAGCAGGATTTTCTTCCAAGAGTACATTTAACCGGGTTTTTAAGGAAACTACAGGCCTTTCGCCTTCTGAATATGCGCGCCGGCATGAAACGGAATGGGCGGCGGATTCGTGA
- a CDS encoding acyl-CoA dehydrogenase family protein translates to MKNSNLPDFPEYIRNLKAKLKSAFQNPLISPPEDWSTGLLDASPFSVFIPSRFGGRGQKVHECLTVLETCSYESLPFSLITGINGALFLQPVSKYAEENLQEKVFNDFLHHRSMGGLMITEPDFGTDALQMQSSFRQEEGGYRLRGTKHWGGLTGRADYWLLTARGETEDGGLDRSINFFVWDKSLGGIEVEEYYDSLGLEMIPYGRNRIDSRLPAERRLKPEGSGVRMLLDLLHRSRLQFPGMAMGFLKRLLDEARQHVRSRKVGGKSLSGYDQVQNRMAVLQSYYTVSSAMCAYSTGTAGVEKDCSGLALPANAVKSVITDMMQSAAQTVLQLVGAKGYRRDHIAGQSLVDSRPFQIFEGSNDILYEQIAETVLKSMNRLKESNLYRYLKNSDLTSRASSWMRESLDFSLKSGLSQRKKVDLGRILGRLISVQMVMTLADRGFRHDLAENCLEIMKRRIQSLLGSFADSREIQLIEDYEAGSAWLGFVPG, encoded by the coding sequence ATGAAAAACAGTAATCTTCCGGATTTCCCGGAATATATCAGAAACCTGAAAGCTAAGCTCAAATCGGCATTTCAGAATCCCCTTATCAGTCCGCCGGAAGACTGGAGTACAGGGCTCCTGGATGCCTCGCCGTTCTCGGTTTTTATTCCCTCCAGATTCGGCGGACGGGGGCAGAAGGTACATGAGTGCCTGACGGTACTGGAAACCTGTTCCTATGAATCCCTGCCATTCTCGCTGATTACGGGAATAAACGGCGCCCTTTTTTTACAGCCCGTTTCCAAATACGCCGAAGAGAACCTCCAGGAAAAAGTCTTTAATGATTTTCTGCATCACCGGAGTATGGGCGGACTGATGATTACCGAGCCGGATTTCGGCACCGATGCCCTGCAGATGCAGAGCAGTTTCCGGCAGGAAGAAGGCGGCTACCGTCTGCGGGGTACAAAACACTGGGGAGGGCTTACCGGTCGGGCCGACTACTGGCTGTTGACCGCCCGGGGAGAAACGGAAGACGGGGGCCTGGATCGCAGCATCAATTTCTTCGTGTGGGACAAAAGCCTGGGCGGTATTGAAGTGGAAGAGTATTACGACAGCCTTGGCCTGGAGATGATCCCCTACGGACGCAACAGGATAGATTCCCGCCTGCCGGCAGAGAGGCGCCTCAAACCGGAGGGCAGCGGTGTCCGGATGCTGCTGGATCTTCTGCATCGAAGCCGGCTTCAGTTTCCGGGAATGGCCATGGGCTTTCTGAAACGTCTTCTGGACGAGGCGCGGCAGCATGTACGCAGTCGAAAGGTCGGAGGGAAATCCCTGTCCGGTTACGATCAGGTGCAGAACCGCATGGCGGTGCTGCAGTCCTACTACACGGTAAGTTCCGCCATGTGCGCCTACTCCACGGGTACGGCGGGGGTGGAAAAGGATTGTTCCGGTCTTGCTCTGCCGGCAAATGCCGTCAAGAGTGTTATAACCGACATGATGCAGTCTGCAGCGCAGACAGTTTTACAGCTGGTCGGTGCCAAAGGGTATCGTCGGGATCACATTGCAGGGCAGTCCCTGGTTGACAGCAGACCTTTTCAGATATTCGAGGGCTCCAACGACATCCTTTATGAACAAATTGCCGAAACCGTGCTCAAATCAATGAATCGCCTGAAGGAATCCAATCTATATCGGTATCTGAAGAACTCTGATCTTACTTCCCGCGCATCATCCTGGATGAGGGAATCCCTGGATTTCTCCCTGAAAAGCGGTCTTTCTCAGCGAAAAAAGGTTGATCTAGGCCGTATCCTGGGACGCCTGATTTCTGTGCAGATGGTAATGACCCTGGCCGATCGTGGGTTCCGGCATGATCTGGCCGAGAATTGTCTGGAAATAATGAAACGCCGTATTCAATCGCTGCTTGGGAGCTTTGCGGATTCCCGGGAGATCCAGCTGATCGAGGACTACGAAGCGGGGAGCGCCTGGCTGGGCTTTGTTCCAGGGTAA
- the citX gene encoding citrate lyase holo-[acyl-carrier protein] synthase, whose protein sequence is MAALELQEILTARETRSRRIKSFLVRYRLPLIVLTLNIPGPDKTPKWAEQVFSAGIRVARETFSPLHEKTCRASSGFEWYGVVEGESLSLKKAAVGIEEAHPLGRLFDFDLHVPDAPQPDRRALGLEPRRCLACDRPAHECARSRRHELDELLRMIQSLLDACGSDQGYTLQK, encoded by the coding sequence ATGGCCGCGCTTGAACTGCAGGAGATCCTGACTGCCAGGGAAACAAGATCCCGAAGAATAAAGAGCTTTCTCGTGCGGTACAGACTGCCCCTCATCGTTCTGACCCTGAACATTCCTGGACCTGACAAGACCCCAAAGTGGGCTGAGCAGGTATTCAGCGCCGGTATCCGCGTAGCCCGGGAGACATTTTCCCCTCTGCATGAAAAGACCTGCAGAGCTTCCAGCGGCTTTGAATGGTATGGGGTGGTGGAGGGGGAATCCCTTAGTCTCAAAAAAGCGGCCGTCGGCATCGAGGAAGCCCATCCCCTGGGACGCCTCTTTGACTTCGACCTGCACGTCCCGGATGCTCCGCAGCCTGACCGCCGTGCCCTGGGACTGGAACCCCGGCGCTGCCTTGCCTGCGACAGACCTGCCCATGAGTGCGCACGCAGCCGGCGGCATGAACTCGATGAGCTGCTGCGGATGATCCAGTCCCTTTTGGATGCCTGTGGGAGTGATCAGGGGTATACATTACAAAAATAG
- a CDS encoding triphosphoribosyl-dephospho-CoA synthase translates to MILSLKERTSLQRPEPGSVTRSSPDRVVSRHVQLSAVARYAMLQELDTTPKPGLVDRSDQGAHADMDYACFRRSIEAVVPYFAATGALAAGKSPDEVLWRKVRKIGCEAETAMFSATGGVNTHKGQIFVLMLLVAAASSEGASGIPGLQKGIRIMTRGMVYKELGNGLHNKNELSHGERLFLSHGITGVRGEAEAGFPVIFECGLPVYTAMLGSGYSVNDASLQALLAIMCSAEDSTVVHRGGLEALRFVQSSSLAAVALGGVRTEAGRNYLYAMNREFILRGLSPGGCADLLAGTIFVHEAEKELRIHGRA, encoded by the coding sequence GTGATTTTATCGTTAAAAGAAAGAACATCGCTGCAAAGACCTGAGCCTGGCTCCGTTACCCGGTCCTCCCCGGACCGGGTAGTTTCCCGGCATGTACAGCTCTCCGCTGTTGCACGGTATGCCATGCTGCAGGAGCTCGACACCACACCGAAGCCGGGCCTGGTGGACAGATCTGACCAGGGTGCGCATGCGGATATGGACTATGCCTGCTTCCGCCGGAGCATCGAAGCGGTGGTTCCGTACTTTGCCGCCACTGGGGCGCTGGCGGCGGGAAAAAGCCCGGATGAGGTTCTGTGGCGGAAGGTCCGGAAAATCGGCTGTGAGGCTGAAACCGCCATGTTTTCCGCCACGGGAGGGGTGAATACTCACAAGGGGCAGATCTTTGTGCTTATGCTCCTGGTCGCTGCCGCTTCCTCTGAAGGGGCTTCAGGTATTCCGGGGCTGCAGAAGGGGATCCGTATCATGACCCGGGGTATGGTGTACAAGGAGCTGGGCAATGGGCTGCATAATAAAAATGAACTCAGTCATGGTGAAAGGCTATTTCTCTCCCATGGAATCACCGGTGTTCGAGGCGAAGCTGAAGCCGGCTTTCCAGTAATCTTTGAATGCGGCTTACCGGTCTATACCGCCATGCTCGGCAGCGGGTATTCCGTGAACGACGCGTCCCTTCAGGCATTGCTTGCCATAATGTGCAGCGCAGAGGATTCAACAGTCGTTCACCGGGGAGGACTCGAAGCCCTGAGATTCGTGCAGTCCTCGAGCCTTGCAGCTGTCGCTCTCGGCGGCGTCCGTACAGAAGCAGGTAGAAATTACCTTTACGCCATGAACAGGGAGTTCATCCTCCGGGGATTGAGTCCCGGTGGTTGTGCCGATCTTCTGGCGGGAACCATTTTTGTCCATGAAGCAGAAAAGGAGCTGAGGATACATGGCCGCGCTTGA